Genomic DNA from Chaetodon trifascialis isolate fChaTrf1 chromosome 19, fChaTrf1.hap1, whole genome shotgun sequence:
tattttgtcatggAAGCTGTTTTGTCACCCATGCTTTCagctacacacatgcacatgcaaaacgtcacacacacacacacacacacacacacacacacacacacacacacacacacacacacacacacacacacacacacacacagcagctagcAGCATAATAAAAGTGCAGGACAAAGAAGGTGAcgcagacagaaagaagacaacGCGACGGGCAGGTCAAGCTGACGACAGAAGCAAtcaagatgatgatgatgatgatgatgatgaagaaaccCATCATTCTGATGACCTGTATCTTGCTTTTCTCGTCCCTCGCTGTCCTGGCATCTGAAAGTAAGCTGACTGCATTGCACCTCTGTAATTATTTGTTATTGTAAAAGGTCAAAATAATCAATGATGCGTTTCCATAATTTAAAAGGAGAttacagtgaaaataataaGGACACTCTTTAAAAGCTGAGTCAGTCTAGTAAAGTTTATATTCTCATTTTTGAGTGTTGGAAGGGAAAAAGTTTTATTGTTAAGCATTATTATCAGtcaatgcattaaaaagaataaCATTTTGCAGTAGATGTATGTATTTCCATAAATCCTGATAAGATAATAACGCtgacaaatgcaaaatgttgaattaaatCAGCTGTATTACAGGTGGCACAGTGCGTTTGTGTGTTGGCTAAATGaaaatctctctttctgtctgctctatttgtgtttttcctcttggtTTCACAGACAGCTTCAGTCCAGATGAGTGCTGTTTTGACTTTTACTCCACAAAGCTGCCTAAGAGCAAGGTGGTgagctacagacacacagacgagCGCTGTTCCAAGACGGCCGTGGTGTGAGTGTCTTAACTCCTCTTATTAAACTTCAAGCAAACTCTCAAGCAAACGGTGCCAACaatctttgtctctgtttcagtttcacGATGAAGAAAGGTGGCGCG
This window encodes:
- the LOC139347898 gene encoding C-C motif chemokine 14-like; this encodes MMMMMMMMKKPIILMTCILLFSSLAVLASENSFSPDECCFDFYSTKLPKSKVVSYRHTDERCSKTAVVFTMKKGGAFCVDPSVDWVKNIMKAKDRARTTTVNRSD